Proteins from one Leptonema illini DSM 21528 genomic window:
- a CDS encoding biotin/lipoyl-containing protein has product MSKKRIPLMVPDIGDAERIEVVGWNVQPGQSVSENDELCELVTDKAAFPLECPHTGQIVEITQPRGSTVKVGDQLAILEVEEA; this is encoded by the coding sequence ATGAGCAAGAAAAGAATTCCGCTGATGGTTCCCGATATCGGCGATGCAGAGCGTATCGAGGTGGTCGGCTGGAACGTTCAACCGGGGCAGTCCGTCTCTGAGAACGACGAACTCTGCGAGCTTGTGACCGATAAAGCGGCCTTTCCTCTTGAGTGTCCTCATACAGGTCAGATCGTCGAGATAACGCAGCCGCGCGGAAGCACGGTTAAGGTCGGCGATCAGCTGGCCATCCTTGAAGTCGAAGAGGCATGA